From Oncorhynchus nerka isolate Pitt River linkage group LG1, Oner_Uvic_2.0, whole genome shotgun sequence, the proteins below share one genomic window:
- the LOC115129353 gene encoding serine/threonine-protein kinase Nek5 codes for MNQYEVVHQIGEGAFGKAFLALDRDRHWGGESQCVVKEINLRKMSPMEKEASKKEVMLLAKMKHPNIVTFFKSFQESTNLYIVMEYCDGGDLMKKISMQRGVMFTEEQIVDWFVQICLGLKHIHDRKVLHRDIKAQNIFLTMKGMKAKLGDFGIARMLNNTMELARTCVGTPYYLSPEICDNRPYNNKTDIWSLGCVLYELCTLRHPFEGNSLRQLVVKICRGRYNPVSTRYSYDLRLLVTQLFKVSPRDRPSVNSVLKRPFLEKHISKHLDPQVIEEEFSHTVLHRKRAAGPLPRVRAAPVQITDIVPKARVSERPPPRSKPGPSVKKPSPKPNWKPPTRVMPQHKPFHPRAAQIRVPVDRQYGQQNPRWDGQAEVNPYDHYYAQLDAIQRRYSPLPPRPPLPSRHPPVVQERPVERYDDRENRPEPYQLVAAAHDEYRQRRQEANQYKLRAEKQLGLRPSTADAERYRQPEQDQGAGRPAHPPTPHDRRQDGQQEYLRKLQHIRQQYYNEMRDIRMRADAEPQPQVKPGTYLVEKPRHIEPPTHNGDQDRDRPQTDQDIEGALRQIRQENRLERRELQKKHKDKKAIMFEIKLNDERIQEDEDKEKEEKRDEERIVEDKKEDEKDEVDPLNQTLSFQAGEELRHRDWSGAGLGAGQDEGTPRSKVRKGWGQAAPQTLLDALAEMDVSSVCTTMAVPELGDAADLEGNAIRERRSWGEGPPNTLLHALGQAELTSTLDSVMPEPLTEKDRAKEPEKEGAETEEKAEEDEDSDVEMDEERLEPRSDDDDTNFEESEDELREEVAESMMNLFIMEDGESVKEEGVTDGVVGEIELDSQETVDLQQIHPVIEPTGYTSIEGKPSQTQAAGCETRAEQPRNTQVSDEDCEANKKQQPEN; via the exons ATGAACCAGTATGAGGTGGTCCATCAGATTGGAGAGGGGGCATTTGGGAAGGCCTTCTTGGCCCTggacagggacagacactggggtGGTGAGAGCCAGTGCGTGGTCAAAGAGATCAACCTCAGAAAG ATGTCACCTATGGAAAAGGAAGCATCCAAAAAGGAAGTCATGCTGCTTGCAAAGATGAAGCATCCAAATATTGTCACCTTTTTCAAATCATTTCAAG AGAGCACTAACCTGTACATagtgatggagtactgtgatGGAGGAGATCTGATGAAGAAGATCAGTATGCAAAGAGGGGTTATGTTTACTGAGGagcag ATAGTGGATTGGTTTGTACAGATCTGTTTGGGACTGAAGCACATCCATGACAGGAAGGTTTTGCACAGAGACATCAAAGCACAG AATATATTCCTTACCATGAAGGGGATGAAAGCCAAGCTGGGAGACTTTGGCATTGCAAGAATGTTAAACAA TACCATGGAGCTAGCCAGGACCTGTGTTGGGACGCCATATTACCTGTCTCCTGAGATCTGTGACAACAGACCGTACAATAACAAAAC ggATATCTGGTCTCTGGGCTGTGTCCTGTATGAGCTCTGCACCCTCAGACATCCA TTTGAGGGCAACAGCCTGAGGCAGCTGGTAGTGAAGATCTGTAGGGGGCGCTATAACCCAGTCTCCACCCGCTACTCCTACGACCTGCGCCTGCTGGTCACTCAGCTGTTCAAGGTCAGCCCGCGAGACCGGCCCTCCGTCAACTCTGTCCTCAAACGGCCCTTCCTGGAGAAACACATCAGCAAACACCTGGACCCCCAG GTCATTGAGGAGGAATTCAGCCACACAGTGCTGCACAGAAAGAGAGCTGCAGGCCCACTACCTAGAGTGCGGGCCGCACCAGTACAGATCACCG ACATAGTCCCCAAAGCCAGAGTTTCAGAGAGGCCTCCTCCTCGGTCGAAGCCTGGGCCCTCGGTGAAGAAACCGTCCCCCAAACCAAATTGGAAACCCCCTACCAGAGTCATGCCACAGCACAAA CCGTTTCATCCACGAGCAGCACAGATTAGGGTTCCAGTGGACAGACAATACGGTCAACAGAACCCCAGGTGGGACGGTCAGGCTGAAGTCAACCCTTATGACCACTACTATGCCCAGCTGGACGCCATCCAGAGGAGatactctcctctacctcctcgtcctcctcttccctctcgtcATCCTCCGGTGGTTCAGGAGAGACCTGTGGAGCGCTATGATGACAGAGAGAATCGCCCAGAACCTTATCAATT GGTGGCTGCTGCTCATGATGAATACCGCCAGAGGAGACAGGAGGCCAACCAGTACAAGCTGAGGGCAGAGAAACAGCTG GGCCTGCGGCCATCCACAGCAGACGCTGAGCGTTACAGACAGCCTGAGCAGGACCAGGGGGCAGGGCGACCtgcacacccacccacacctCACGACAGGAGGCAGGATGGGCAGCAG GAGTATCTACGGAAGTTGCAGCACATCAGACAGCAATACTATAATGAGATGAGAGATATCAGAATGAGAGCTGATGCTGAG CCCCAGCCACAAGTGAAACCAGGCACATACCTGGTAGAGAAGCCCAGACACATAGAGCCACCAACACATAATGgagaccaggacagagacagaccccAAACTGACCAG GACATTGAAGGAGCCCTGAGACAGATCAGGcaggagaacagactggagaggagagagctacAGAAGAAGCACAAAGACAAGAAAGCTATCATGTTTGAGATCAAGTTAAATGATGAAAGGATTCAAGAGGATGAAGACAAAgaaaaagaggagaagagggatgaggagagaataGTGGAGGACAAAAAGGAAGACGAGAAAGACGAG gtgGACCCACTGAACCAGACCCTGAGCTTCCAGGCAGGGGAGGAGCTGAGGCACAGGGATTGGTCCGGGGCAGGATTGGGGGCAGGGCAGGATGAAGGCACACCCAGGTCAAAGGTGAGGAAGGGGTGGGGCCAGGCAGCACCACAGACCCTACTGGATGCCCTGGCTGAGATGGACGTGTCATCAGTGTGTACCACCATGGCTGTGCCTGAACTGG GTGATGCTGCAGATCTCGAAGGGAATGCAATAAGGGAGAGGAGATCGTGGGGAGAGGGTCCCCCCAACACCCTGCTCCATGCTTTGGGCCAGGCTGAGCTGACTTCCACCCTGGACTCTGTAATGCCAG AACCATTGACTGAGAAAGACCGCGCCAAGGAGCCAGAGAAAGAGGGAGCCGAAACAGAGGAAAAAGCGGAGGAGGATGAAGACTCAGATGTGGAGATGGACGAGGAGCGTCTAGAGCCCAGATCAGATGATGACGACAC GAACTTTGAGGAGTCTGAAGATGAGCTGAGAGAGGAGGTGGCAGAGTCAATGATGAACCTTTTTAtaatggaggatggagagagtgtgAAAGAGGAGGGAGTAACAGATGGAGTAGTGGGGGAAATAGAGTTAGACAGTCAGGAAACTGTAGATCTCCAGCAAATACACCCTGTGATAGAGCCCACTGGTTACACCTCCATAGAGGGTAAACCCTCTCAGACTCAAGCTGCAGGGTGTGAGACTCGGGCAGAGCAACCAAGGAATACCCAGGTTTCAGACGAGGACTGTGAGGCCAATAAGAAGCAACAGCCAGAAAATTAG